The following proteins are encoded in a genomic region of Hoplias malabaricus isolate fHopMal1 unplaced genomic scaffold, fHopMal1.hap1 scaffold_40, whole genome shotgun sequence:
- the neurod1 gene encoding neurogenic differentiation factor 1: protein MTKSYTEPNAMLEPQSSAQWPEESAKKKRSSSSPATSISPIASSTTAAATNINSITVAEHEEEAALNRLEEEMCEEEEEEEEEEEEEEDEEQEDDEEEGGHEAKPKRRGPKKKKMTKARLQRFKMRRMKANARERNRMHGLNDALESLRKVVPCYSKTQKLSKIETLRLAKNYIWALSEILRSGKSPDLVSFVQALCKGLSQPTTNLVAGCLQLNPRTFLPEQSQEMHPHHAHHPHHLHAHAQTLGAQSYFPAHPYQTPGLPSPPYGTMDSSHFFHVKAHTYGANVSVGVAGPGGAGAGALEPFFDAVALAECANSPTFDAPLSPPLSVNGNFSFKHEPPTSGDFDKGYAFGAHYPAQGHAPLYAQRCELPMESVMAYEGHSHHERVMNAQLNAIFHDS from the coding sequence ATGACCAAGTCCTACACTGAGCCTAACGCCATGCTCGAGCCGCAGAGCAGCGCGCAGTGGCCTGAGGAGAGCGCCAAGAAAAAGCGCAGCAGCTCCTCCCCCGCCACCTCCATCAGCCCCATCGCCTCCTCCACCACCGCCGCCGCTACCAACATCAACAGCATCACAGTGGCGGAGCACGAGGAGGAGGCGGCCCTGAACCGGCTCGAGGAGGAGATGTgcgaggaggaagaggaggaggaggaggaggaagaggaggaagaggacgaGGAGCAAGAGGACGACGAGGAGGAGGGCGGCCACGAGGCCAAGCCCAAGCGCCGCGGAcccaagaagaagaagatgaccAAGGCTCGGCTCCAGCGCTTCAAGATGCGGCGCATGAAGGCGAACGCGCGCGAGAGAAACCGCATGCACGGGCTGAACGACGCGCTCGAGAGCCTGCGCAAGGTGGTGCCCTGCTACTCCAAGACGCAGAAGCTGTCCAAGATCGAGACGCTGCGCCTGGCCAAGAACTACATCTGGGCGCTGTCTGAGATCCTGCGCTCGGGAAAGAGTCCGGACCTCGTGTCCTTCGTCCAGGCGCTGTGTAAGGGGCTCTCGCAGCCCACCACTAACCTTGTGGCCGGCTGCCTGCAGCTCAACCCGCGGACTTTCCTCCCGGAGCAGAGCCAGGAGATGCACCCGCACCACGCGCACCACCCGCACCACCTCCACGCTCACGCGCAAACCCTCGGCGCGCAGTCCTACTTCCCCGCGCACCCTTACCAAACCCCGGGGCTCCCGAGCCCGCCCTACGGCACCATGGACAGCTCCCACTTCTTCCACGTGAAGGCGCACACGTACGGCGCCAACGTCAGCGTCGGCGTGGCGGGCCCCGGAGGCGCGGGCGCGGGCGCGCTCGAGCCCTTCTTCGACGCGGTGGCGCTGGCCGAGTGCGCGAACAGCCCGACTTTCGACGCGCCCCTTAGCCCCCCGCTCAGCGTCAACGGGAACTTCTCCTTCAAGCACGAGCCGCCCACCTCCGGGGACTTCGACAAGGGCTACGCCTTCGGCGCGCACTACCCCGCGCAGGGCCACGCGCCACTGTACGCGCAGCGCTGCGAGCTGCCCATGGAGAGCGTGATGGCCTACGAGGGCCACTCGCACCACGAGCGCGTCATGAACGCGCAGCTCAACGCGATTTTTCACGATTCCTGA